A single Pan paniscus chromosome 21, NHGRI_mPanPan1-v2.0_pri, whole genome shotgun sequence DNA region contains:
- the LOC129394917 gene encoding uncharacterized protein LOC129394917, with protein MHLQPTWASKLQPPSACRQQPPGNSRARPHSPHLGSRAKCPCGCGQARRSVLQQLHGGGNRPSALSPVAAESPWLEVSALAEEEPGGGRVWRALRPGAPTIQRPPRACSTTWAPSYRRRATPKLPGAPSLAEPGLDIAVAATKPGGLPGGGCTRAGTDPQPHPRWLQTAAGAAPISLRRRRGAGVTARRALRDHGQVAVSTLPMEDEESMEDEESIEDEESVEDDSVESRMVVTLLISALESTDTCFPSSCPWT; from the exons ATGCACCTCCAGCCCACCTGGGCATCCAAGCTGCAGCCGCCTTCTGCGTGCAGGCAGCAGCCTCCAGGCAACTCCCGAGCCCGCCCGCACTCCCCACATCTTGGAAGCAGGGCCAAATGTCCCTGTGGCTGTGGCCAAGCCAGGCGGTCTGTCCTGCAGCAGCTGCACGGGGGCGGGAACCGGCCCTCAGCCCTATCACCCGTGGCTGCAGAGAGCCCCTGGCTAGAGGTCTCAGCTCTGGCAGAGGAGGAGCCGGGCGGGGGCAGGGTCTGGCGGGCTCTCAGGCCAGGGGCACCCACGATCCAGAGGCCGCCCAGGGCATGCTCCACCACCTGGGCGCCCAGCTACAGGCGCCGGGCAACTCCCAAGCTGCCTGGCGCGCCCAGCCTCGCAGAACCGGGGCTAGATATCGCTGTGGCTGCGACCAAGCCAGGCGGTCTGCCCGGGGGCGGCTGCACCAGGGCAGGAACCGACCCTCAGCCCCATCCCCGGTGGCTACAGACGGCCGCTGGGGCGGCCCCGATCTCTCTTCGGAGGAGAAGAGGGGCGGGAGTCACGGCCAGGCGGGCCCTCAG GGATCATGGCCAAGTTGCAGTTTCCACCCTGCCCATGGAAGACGAGGAGTCCATGGAAGATGAGGAGTCCATTGAAGATGAGGAGTCTGTTGAAGATGATTCCGTGGAGAGCAGGATGGTGGTGACATTGCTCATATCAGCTCTCGAGTCCACG